One region of Thermodesulfobacteriota bacterium genomic DNA includes:
- a CDS encoding glutamate synthase-related protein: MNGSSLVQERDACAIIALVNKRGESTHANIVQTVDALRKMGHRSGDIDGEGDGCGITIDIPRELWARRLAVRQLSGHLAESRGFFVGHLLIPKGLKPEAVAIRSRVREIMAARGADLLTEATDSARDGELGPRARANAPLFWQLAGLVPDHDRVAGGRRLFHLICDLEEAFPDLHVASLSLDAAVYKLQGLPDLLPRVFPELLDQEVRSVMSLGHGRYSTNTLPTVERSQPFAILGHNGEINTIERLIRVGRTLGIRPVPGGSDSQALDRIIAGLIHLHGLDLLEAMSVVFPAIHSEVAGFDSERQDLFAFYRWLFPASAQGPAAVVARHGDTCLGSVDALGLRPLWLGESDTDCFLSSEKGVVDLDRTMVDPKPLAPGEKVAILAGRGQPAQILDCGQIQRQLARLLALRPAVKKSLAALRRLRQAPDAPLPEAPAPDLLPPVPRITDLAAASNLLAAFGWQQYDLAIRERVSLDGREVIGSMGHTGPLAVFVPENLPNLADACKENVAVVTNPAIDREREAEHFTTRVTLGCRPELAPAGEHAPLGLELGNPLLLDAASLAGRIDLAGCRALAAEIGTLTVEDVAAFFSGNGRDRSRVQVLAAVFAAETGLAPALATLGQEACRAVAAGADLVVLDDTTSFSGDRVFIDPALAVASVVEALTAADLRRRASLVVRSGAIRNLHDIMLLLGLGADALCPYLLWQAAACYASPELGVSRVLANNLSVLQKGMEKVMSTMGIHELCGYGRIFAAIGLAPEVAAILDIPCFCPSPAAGFSLERLAALARQRLARASAPEPLPLAGEPAKNPRVGRVLRDVAIGKTGYLEMARELERLETEMPSGLRHCLALKEVPAEARPALAATDISIGRHSMPLVIAAMSFGSQGENSFRAYAEAAVKANIVCLNGEGGEIPDMLGRYRHNRGQQIASGRFGVSMPFLNSADFLEIKIGQGAKPGEGGHLPGAKVSAMVAEARHCKPGITLISPSNHHDIYSIEDLAQIVTELKTANPEARVSVKIPVTSGVGTIAVGVAKAGADIINLSGFEGGTGAARQHAKRFVGLPVEIGVSEAHRALTESGLRPAVEIWADGGVRSGHDVMKLICLGANRVGIGTAALMAIGCISCQRCHLDRCPRGIATQIRSKADAEAKGVKGFSPRVVEAEAENLARLLGALGEELRMRLAATGVRRLQDLVGRTDLLVQKHLADRVDCAALLAPAPPAPVTEEPGRRRVLRRPLSHLTRLIANLAMERFEQGETEVLYADEGVKSTD; encoded by the coding sequence ATGAACGGATCTTCCCTTGTCCAGGAACGGGATGCCTGTGCCATTATCGCTCTGGTCAACAAGCGGGGCGAATCCACCCATGCCAACATCGTCCAGACCGTGGATGCCTTGCGCAAGATGGGCCACCGCTCCGGGGACATCGACGGCGAGGGCGACGGCTGCGGCATCACCATCGACATCCCCCGGGAGCTGTGGGCCCGGCGCCTGGCGGTCCGGCAGCTCTCCGGCCATCTGGCGGAAAGCCGCGGCTTCTTTGTCGGCCACCTGCTGATCCCCAAGGGCCTCAAGCCCGAAGCCGTGGCGATCCGGAGCCGGGTGCGGGAGATCATGGCCGCCCGAGGTGCCGACCTCCTGACCGAGGCCACGGACAGCGCCCGGGACGGTGAGCTGGGCCCCCGGGCCCGGGCCAACGCCCCTTTGTTCTGGCAGCTGGCGGGCCTGGTGCCGGACCACGACCGGGTCGCCGGCGGCCGGCGCCTCTTCCACCTGATCTGCGACCTGGAGGAGGCCTTCCCGGACCTCCATGTCGCCTCCCTGTCCCTGGATGCCGCGGTCTACAAGCTCCAGGGCCTGCCGGACCTGCTGCCCCGGGTCTTTCCGGAGCTCCTGGACCAGGAAGTACGCTCCGTGATGAGCCTGGGCCACGGCCGGTACTCCACCAACACCCTGCCCACCGTGGAGCGATCCCAGCCCTTTGCCATCCTGGGCCACAACGGCGAGATCAACACCATCGAGCGGCTGATCCGAGTCGGCCGCACCCTGGGCATCCGGCCCGTGCCCGGCGGCAGCGACTCCCAGGCCCTGGACCGCATCATCGCCGGCCTCATCCACCTCCATGGCCTCGATCTCCTGGAGGCCATGAGCGTGGTCTTTCCGGCCATCCACTCCGAGGTGGCCGGCTTCGATAGCGAGCGCCAGGACCTCTTCGCCTTCTACCGCTGGCTCTTCCCGGCCTCGGCCCAGGGCCCCGCCGCGGTGGTCGCCCGCCACGGCGACACCTGCCTGGGCAGCGTCGACGCCCTGGGATTGAGGCCCCTGTGGCTGGGGGAAAGTGATACCGACTGTTTCCTGTCCTCGGAAAAGGGGGTGGTGGATCTCGACCGCACCATGGTCGATCCCAAGCCCCTGGCCCCCGGGGAGAAGGTGGCCATCCTCGCCGGCCGCGGCCAGCCGGCCCAGATCCTGGACTGCGGCCAGATCCAGCGCCAGCTCGCCCGCCTCCTGGCCCTGCGGCCGGCGGTGAAAAAGAGCCTGGCCGCCCTGCGCCGCCTGCGCCAAGCCCCGGACGCGCCCCTCCCCGAAGCCCCGGCGCCGGACCTCCTGCCGCCGGTGCCCAGGATCACCGATCTGGCCGCGGCCAGCAATCTTCTGGCGGCCTTCGGCTGGCAGCAGTACGACCTGGCCATCCGGGAGCGGGTCTCCCTGGACGGCCGGGAAGTGATCGGCTCCATGGGCCACACCGGGCCGCTGGCGGTCTTCGTGCCGGAGAATCTCCCCAACCTGGCGGACGCCTGCAAGGAGAACGTGGCCGTGGTCACCAACCCGGCCATCGACCGGGAGCGGGAGGCGGAGCACTTCACCACCCGGGTGACCCTGGGCTGCCGGCCGGAGCTGGCCCCGGCCGGCGAGCACGCCCCTTTGGGCCTGGAGCTGGGCAATCCGTTGCTCCTGGACGCCGCCTCCCTGGCCGGCCGCATCGACCTGGCCGGCTGCCGCGCCCTGGCCGCCGAGATCGGCACCCTGACCGTGGAGGACGTAGCCGCCTTCTTCTCCGGCAACGGCCGGGACCGCAGCCGGGTGCAGGTGCTGGCCGCGGTCTTCGCTGCCGAGACCGGCCTGGCCCCGGCCCTGGCCACCCTGGGCCAGGAGGCCTGCCGGGCGGTGGCGGCCGGTGCCGATCTGGTGGTCCTGGATGACACGACCAGCTTCTCCGGGGATCGGGTCTTCATCGACCCGGCCCTGGCCGTAGCCTCGGTGGTGGAGGCCCTGACCGCGGCGGACTTGCGGCGGCGGGCCAGCCTTGTCGTCCGCTCCGGCGCCATCCGCAACCTCCACGACATCATGCTCCTCCTGGGCCTGGGCGCCGATGCCCTGTGCCCGTACCTCCTCTGGCAGGCCGCCGCCTGCTATGCCTCGCCGGAGCTCGGCGTCTCCCGCGTCCTGGCCAACAACCTCTCCGTGCTCCAGAAGGGCATGGAGAAGGTGATGTCCACCATGGGCATCCACGAGCTGTGCGGCTATGGCCGGATCTTTGCCGCCATCGGCCTCGCCCCGGAGGTGGCCGCCATCCTGGACATCCCCTGCTTCTGCCCGTCCCCGGCTGCGGGCTTCAGCCTGGAGCGCCTGGCCGCCCTGGCCCGGCAGCGCCTGGCCCGGGCCAGCGCCCCGGAGCCCCTGCCCCTGGCCGGCGAGCCGGCCAAGAACCCCCGGGTTGGCCGGGTGCTCCGGGATGTGGCCATCGGCAAGACCGGCTACCTGGAGATGGCCCGGGAGCTGGAGAGGCTGGAGACCGAGATGCCCTCGGGCCTGCGCCACTGCCTGGCCCTCAAAGAGGTGCCCGCCGAGGCCCGGCCGGCCTTGGCCGCCACTGACATCAGCATCGGCCGCCACAGCATGCCATTAGTCATCGCCGCCATGAGCTTCGGCTCCCAGGGGGAGAATTCCTTCCGCGCCTACGCCGAGGCGGCGGTGAAGGCCAACATCGTCTGCCTGAACGGCGAAGGCGGCGAGATCCCGGACATGCTCGGCCGCTATCGCCACAACCGGGGCCAGCAGATCGCCTCCGGCCGCTTCGGGGTCTCCATGCCCTTCCTCAACTCCGCCGACTTCCTGGAGATCAAGATCGGCCAGGGCGCCAAGCCCGGCGAGGGCGGCCATCTGCCCGGGGCCAAGGTCTCGGCCATGGTGGCCGAGGCCCGCCACTGCAAGCCGGGCATCACCCTCATCTCGCCCTCCAACCACCACGACATCTACTCCATCGAGGACCTGGCCCAGATCGTCACCGAGCTCAAGACCGCCAACCCGGAGGCCCGGGTGTCGGTGAAGATCCCGGTGACCTCCGGGGTGGGCACCATTGCGGTCGGGGTGGCCAAGGCCGGGGCCGACATCATCAACCTCTCCGGCTTCGAGGGCGGCACCGGCGCCGCCCGCCAGCACGCCAAGCGCTTCGTCGGCCTGCCGGTGGAGATCGGGGTCAGCGAGGCCCACCGGGCCTTGACCGAAAGCGGCCTGCGGCCAGCGGTGGAGATCTGGGCCGACGGCGGCGTCCGCTCCGGCCACGATGTCATGAAGCTCATCTGTCTGGGCGCCAACCGGGTGGGGATCGGCACCGCCGCCCTCATGGCCATCGGCTGCATCTCCTGCCAGCGCTGCCACCTGGACCGCTGCCCCCGGGGCATCGCCACCCAGATCCGCAGCAAGGCCGATGCCGAGGCCAAGGGCGTCAAGGGCTTCAGCCCCCGGGTGGTGGAGGCGGAGGCCGAGAACCTGGCCCGGCTCCTGGGTGCCCTGGGCGAGGAGCTGCGCATGCGCCTGGCGGCCACCGGCGTCCGCCGGCTCCAGGACCTGGTCGGCCGCACCGACCTCCTGGTGCAAAAGCACCTTGCCGACCGGGTGGACTGC
- a CDS encoding SO_0444 family Cu/Zn efflux transporter: MAALGRLAAEAWHLWQDAALYVLFGLLVAGLLKVFLSTEFVASHLGRGRVRSVIKAALLGIPLPLCSCGVLPAAAALKRQGASNGATTAFLIATPESGVDSITVSWALLDPLMTVARPVVALATAVVAGVTENLLGPPPAPPVSRPAPCPVDGCCDGQDCPPASHRRHHPLGERLVAGLRFALHDLWAELVGWYLVGILLAALLTVLVPEELMTRALGGGLVSMLLMLALGVPIYICATASTPLAAAMILKGASPGAALVFLLAGPATNLAALAVLVGLIGRRSTAIYLAAIALVSVAGGLTLDALYGWLAISPQAMIGQAGELVPQVWRLAAALLLAAISLRPLAGIGRGLWRRAPGRTPAPAGCGCGGPCATTPQPIPLASLNEKPTASQKKNL, from the coding sequence GTGGCGGCCCTGGGCCGTCTGGCCGCCGAGGCCTGGCATTTGTGGCAGGACGCGGCCCTCTATGTTCTCTTCGGGCTTCTGGTGGCGGGGCTTCTGAAGGTCTTTCTGTCCACGGAATTCGTGGCCAGCCACCTGGGCCGGGGCCGCGTCCGCTCGGTCATCAAGGCAGCGCTTCTGGGCATCCCTTTGCCCCTGTGCTCCTGCGGCGTGCTGCCGGCGGCGGCCGCCCTCAAGCGGCAGGGCGCCTCCAACGGCGCCACCACCGCCTTTCTCATCGCCACCCCCGAGTCCGGGGTGGACTCCATCACCGTCAGCTGGGCGCTTCTGGACCCCCTCATGACCGTGGCCCGGCCGGTGGTGGCCCTGGCCACCGCCGTGGTGGCGGGCGTCACCGAGAACCTTTTGGGCCCGCCACCGGCACCGCCGGTATCCCGGCCAGCACCCTGCCCGGTGGACGGCTGCTGCGACGGCCAGGACTGTCCGCCGGCCAGCCACCGCCGGCACCACCCCCTGGGGGAGCGGCTCGTGGCCGGGCTGCGCTTTGCCCTCCATGATCTGTGGGCCGAGCTGGTGGGCTGGTACCTCGTGGGCATCCTCCTGGCAGCCCTGTTGACGGTCCTGGTGCCCGAGGAGCTGATGACCCGGGCCCTGGGCGGCGGCCTTGTCTCCATGCTGCTCATGCTGGCCCTGGGGGTGCCGATCTACATCTGCGCCACCGCCTCCACCCCCCTGGCCGCGGCCATGATCCTGAAAGGCGCCAGCCCCGGAGCGGCCCTGGTCTTTCTTCTGGCCGGTCCGGCCACCAACCTGGCGGCCCTGGCCGTGCTGGTGGGCCTCATTGGCCGGCGCAGCACCGCCATCTATCTCGCGGCCATCGCCCTGGTCAGCGTTGCTGGCGGCCTGACCCTGGATGCGCTCTACGGCTGGCTGGCCATCTCCCCCCAGGCAATGATCGGCCAGGCGGGCGAGCTGGTGCCGCAAGTCTGGCGCCTGGCGGCCGCCCTGCTCCTGGCTGCCATCTCCCTTCGCCCCCTGGCCGGCATCGGCCGCGGGCTCTGGCGCCGCGCCCCGGGACGGACCCCGGCGCCGGCTGGCTGCGGCTGCGGCGGCCCCTGTGCCACCACCCCGCAGCCCATCCCCCTGGCCAGCCTGAACGAGAAGCCAACGGCCAGCCAGAAAAAAAACCTTTGA
- a CDS encoding metalloregulator ArsR/SmtB family transcription factor, giving the protein MKEATCAPARPAEEDRCACRIVHTDRVARAKEAALPPAKLSRLAAFFQAMADSSRLRILWALVAGEMCVCDLAATLELSESAVSHQLRTLRQLGLVANRRQGPVLYYRLDDHHVESVLGLALEHLLEER; this is encoded by the coding sequence ATGAAGGAAGCCACGTGCGCCCCGGCCAGGCCGGCTGAGGAGGATCGGTGTGCCTGCCGCATCGTGCACACCGACCGGGTGGCCAGGGCAAAGGAGGCGGCCCTGCCGCCGGCAAAGCTCAGCCGGCTGGCGGCCTTCTTCCAGGCCATGGCCGACAGCAGCCGGCTGCGCATCCTCTGGGCCCTGGTGGCCGGCGAGATGTGTGTCTGCGATCTGGCGGCCACCCTGGAATTGAGCGAATCGGCGGTCAGCCACCAGCTGCGCACCTTGCGCCAATTGGGGCTGGTGGCCAACCGCCGCCAGGGGCCGGTGCTCTATTACCGGCTGGATGATCATCATGTGGAATCGGTGCTGGGCCTGGCCCTGGAGCACCTTTTGGAGGAGCGTTGA